The nucleotide window CGCGGCTATCAAGAACCATGCCGGACGATGGGCTTGATCTGCGGTCATCACGTCTCCCGCCCCGTCCTCCGCGGTGGCGGGCTAGACCGGTAGCCGCCGACCAGGGCCGCCGCGATCGCGCCGCAAGGCCCGGTCGCGGCGGATAGTCCTCTGTCCCCCCCGCGGCGGAGAAGCCCATCTTGGAGCTGCCTGCGCGGCCTATGAGGTGGCCGGCGGCGCGATCGCGGCGGCCCGAAGGGCGCGCGAACCAGCCGCCTTCTTCCTGCGTCGGGGTCAAACCGCCGCCGCCGAGGGGGAACTGAGCGCCGGAATGCGCGCAACAGGCTTGCGCGTCACTCCACCGCCAGCCGCTCTGCCAGTTCCGTCACATCGTCCCAATTCAGATGGCGTCGCCCCTCCGCCGTTTCGACATGAAGGCCGTCCTGGGTGACGGCCGCCGAGAATTCATCGTCGCTCCCGACCGGGCTCAGGTAGATGGAATCGGTCCGCCGCCAGTCAAAGGCAACGGCGGTGAAGGCGCGCGACAAGGTCCGGCCCTCTTCCAGGGTCAGATCGAAATACAACTTGTCGCTCAACATCATCCTCAGCATGTCGCCGAGCATCCGATGCGGCACGCGCTTGACGAGAGGATAGCTCATGTGTCGTTGCCCAATATGGGTCGTGGACAGCCCCGTATCTTGAAAGATACGGGGCGCGCGCCGATCAACACCCCGCTAGACAGCGCGAACCTCCTCCGGCTTCGCGATGAAATCCAAGCGGTCGGCCTGATCGAAATCCGCCATCGGCACCTCGAACACAAAGCGGTTCGGATACCAGAAATTGGCGTAGGGCAGGAACAGCACGCTGGAGGACAGGCTGGCCAATGGCTGCGCGCCCGCAAACAGCGTTGCTTCGAACCCGCCCCCGCTTGTCGCCGCTGTGGTGTCGTCGCCGAACACCTCGAACTGGATGAACACTTTGGCCGACGGAACCCCGGCCTCCATCGTCTTGATCCCGATGACGCGAAGGTCCTGGAAGCGACGGCCGATCTTGCCGTCCGCCAGAAGCTGCGGGAACTCGTGCACGCGTCCCTTCTTGACCACGGCGGCATCGACCGACGGCACGCCCAGATCGGCCAATCCGGCAGGCTTTGCGGGCGCCAATGTCACGGCGGTGCGGGTTTCCTGCAATGCGGGCAAGAGCTGCTCCTGTATGGCTCGATGTCGCAAACCCGACCAAAAGCCGGGTCCGGGCCGCACAAGGCATATTGCGCGCCAGATTGGAGCGGAGACCTTGTGACCGGTTGCAGCGGGCCTGCTCGGGCCGCTACCGCGCCGCGCCCATGGATTGCAGCACCGCCTCGCTCGGCCAGCAATCCACCTTCAGCCCGGCCGATTTCTGGTAGGCGCCGAGGGCGGCGCGGGTCAGCATCCCCGCCTTGCCGTCGATCTTGTCGGCGTAGAGGCCGACGCGCGTCAGATGTTTCTGCATCGCCGCGACCGAGGTCGTGCGCAGCTGGGTCGAAGCCGCCCACGGCGTGGCGAAGGGCCCTGCGCCGGCGATGCGGTCGGAGAGATGACCGACGAACAGCACGTAGAGATCGGAGAAATTGTACTGCTTGATCACGAAATAGTTGGCCGTGGTGAGGAACGAGGGGCCGTAGATGCCCTCGGGCTGGAGCAACGACGCCGGCTGCGCCTGCTCGCCGGCCGAGATCCGCGCGAACGGCGCGAACCCGGTGCGCAGCCACTCCCCGATGGGCTTCTTCACCTCCGGCACGCCCAGGGTGCAGTCAGCGTTGGCCGGCGCGCGGACCTCATAGGCCCAGCGCACGCCGGGCTGCCAGCCCTTGTCGGCCAGCTGCTTGGCGGCGGAGGCCAGCGCATCGGGCACCGAATGCCAGATATCCACGCGGCCATCGCCGTCGAGATCGACGCCGTGCTTGAAGTATTCGGATGGCAGGAATTGCGTGAGGCCGGTGGCGCCGGCCCAGGAGGAGCGGAAGTCCTTGCGCGCCACCGCGCCCTCATCGAGGATTTTCAGCGCGAGGATGAACTCGTCGCGATACTGGTCCTTGCGGCGCCCCGCATAGGCCTGTGTCGCCACCACGCGCAGGGTGTCATAGGGGGAGGTGTATCGGCCGTAATCGGTCTCGCGGCCCCACAGCGCCAGCACCATGGTCCCCGGCACGCCGAACCGGCTTTCGATCTGGTCGAGGGCGGCGCGATACTTCTGCATCAGCCGCTGCCCGTCGGCGGCAAGCCGGGCGATGGTGGCCTCCTTCACATAGCTCGCGGGAACCTGCACGAACTCGGCCTGCGCCGACGCGCCTGTCGCGGGCCGCCCCGGCAGGGCGAGATCGGGCAACTTATAGTCCGGCTCCAGGCCGCGCGTTTCCCTCTCGAACGTCGCGCGGGAAACCCCGGCCGCCTGGGCCTGCGGCCAGAGAGAGGCGATGAACTGAGTGAAGGCGGCGTCAGCCGCGTGGGCGGAAGCTTGAAGCGTCAGCGCCGACAGCAGCAGGGCGAGGAGGAGGGTGCGGCAAGCTGATGGCAAGGAACCGCTCACGCTTTGATGTCGAAATGGGGCATCCGCGACGCTAGCACGGGGCGGCGCTGCCGTGAACGCGGGCGGAAAGGCTCGTCGACGGCAAAGCCGCCGGCGGCAAAGTCCCGCCTTGAGGCCGCACCGA belongs to Xanthobacter autotrophicus Py2 and includes:
- a CDS encoding conserved hypothetical protein (KEGG: azo:azo2958 hypothetical protein predicted by Glimmer/Critica); amino-acid sequence: MPALQETRTAVTLAPAKPAGLADLGVPSVDAAVVKKGRVHEFPQLLADGKIGRRFQDLRVIGIKTMEAGVPSAKVFIQFEVFGDDTTAATSGGGFEATLFAGAQPLASLSSSVLFLPYANFWYPNRFVFEVPMADFDQADRLDFIAKPEEVRAV
- a CDS encoding lytic murein transglycosylase (TIGRFAM: lytic murein transglycosylase~PFAM: Peptidoglycan-binding domain 1 protein~KEGG: bja:bll6684 transglycosylase), translated to MPSACRTLLLALLLSALTLQASAHAADAAFTQFIASLWPQAQAAGVSRATFERETRGLEPDYKLPDLALPGRPATGASAQAEFVQVPASYVKEATIARLAADGQRLMQKYRAALDQIESRFGVPGTMVLALWGRETDYGRYTSPYDTLRVVATQAYAGRRKDQYRDEFILALKILDEGAVARKDFRSSWAGATGLTQFLPSEYFKHGVDLDGDGRVDIWHSVPDALASAAKQLADKGWQPGVRWAYEVRAPANADCTLGVPEVKKPIGEWLRTGFAPFARISAGEQAQPASLLQPEGIYGPSFLTTANYFVIKQYNFSDLYVLFVGHLSDRIAGAGPFATPWAASTQLRTTSVAAMQKHLTRVGLYADKIDGKAGMLTRAALGAYQKSAGLKVDCWPSEAVLQSMGAAR